The proteins below are encoded in one region of Winogradskyella helgolandensis:
- a CDS encoding T9SS-dependent choice-of-anchor J family protein: MKFYPSLFTILLCIAVTSLSFSQNVTIPDANFKTALLNHDPIIDTNSDGEIQVSEAEAYAGSLNLASSDIAELTGIESFLYITALNCSNNEITAVDLTQNIALEKIEIAANELSVLDISQNSNLKELACNGNDLVELYTASNLNLEILNVSANSISDLDIASNTALKSIEINLNPIENIDISNNVNLELFSATYCYNLNTVDFSNNNTLENILLWYTNQEEINVSNMPNLSSLYLRNLNLTSLDVSNNPNLYNLYVTDNNISELDVSSNSDLAYLSVDALYVSTIDVSNNPNLEWLDLSGFLLETVNAKNGNNTIFTYFNIDNASSLSSICVDDVTYADANFTIPSTSYFTEICNPNDCDALVVNDTQGFETTVQPHIDGCWRKSPLSSSTYYYVKTIGSAHTGNNAVGMRVSSNNEAFLITPELSGFDSSKRVSFWLYSPIASGLNVGTILDPDDITTFEPYRDIIINDGEGYQWREVHVDFENYTGSASHVAFRVSGGYAISYIDDFIYEDSPNCITPIDVETITYATEASIDWTSLGNATSWDIEYGLEDFTLGTGVLVNATSKPFILEGLESDTEYDFYIRSNCGGSETSDWSHSNEFTTACPAIVADYSYDFEDGYGGEFYSCWEALGSGFITQDGNTTASTGAIKISNYNEGAVVTPELFELNSSKRIKFWLKNEEGDSDLIVGTLAVQNDMSTFTPYQTISSANMEEGIWEQIIINFENYTGNDRFVAFNQVQIDNYADFFIDEFVYQNTPDCLEPQNFHVTALSDTSTDLLWTNTNGVTDWEIQYGALNFELGSGTIISGTGDSTTINNLYPDSTYDIYIRSNCGGGSYSDWFKLQNIHTDCGPFYDSYTQNFDDSEFANCWSRLPSVDPEVYNTNIVDVSYSYPLGGSGNTIKFNDYQQNGELFLVSPEFSDLSNGSKRIKFWLHPRYNNANMVVGTMTDPTDANTFTVKETIAYEDMIYRDWKQFTMNFDDYSGSDTYIAFNMQIEENPIGGSSIIYLDRFEYSDIPTCQTPTDFSNTSISNGEIELSWNDENNASQWEILYGEEGFWFDDGTVIQVNSNPFSVSDLPTEIVYDFYVRAVCDANNSSDWSEKITVDIGCGQSYAAGYTYDFNSSTLDACWMAYEYSSNSYTTSFEMVIDNNFGDDGYSAYMEDTSSYSSYGVMMVSPLLTDLSNDKKIEFYISNYDGGLKVGTITDPEDYSTFETLETIDGSVEGNAWEKYTVFLNNYNGTDKYIAFKYQRASSNNGSQVVIDDFSYLQSVLCEVPSDLTLEQVYDNSVDLSWGVGESNIEWELEFEKLNTYNSEETVIVTSNNFTLENLLEGTEYGIRVRAKCDEGGLYSDWSEAITFFTTCMPVEAYYFESFEFENAISPCWTKIVETDNTIINIYAVEDFNVNYNGVNRTVYPFTGNQFIRFSNSFDNAGGGADNLMLVSREILDIDNEKRIRLQLISRQGSSGSDYNRSSLHIGTMSDPNDSSTFSLVQTITSEEMNEYKSYEEDVVAWKEHTIYFNNYTGTDHYIAIKHGDEFVGGEFFVDDFTYESIPDCTEPLYPIVLDERYDAVDVSWESYENSNPTSWEIEYGFSGFEIGTGTVITANDSSFTTISNLVEDTDYDYYVRANCGSGYSDWSVKQVFTTKCAGFEVGYQEGFENHPTGFLEHCWTGLLPQVGSSYWDEIGLIRVYNNGAYSTPDAHTGEQAVWFLNETNHPLHDEFSEQSILVSPRLIDLDNYKRVSFWMYPISSVYASPTEIVIGTMTDPDDYTTFTPYYTITNAAENEDTWTQYEIDLSNFYLEDEYIGIRQAAINERQVILFDDFEYKEADCLTPTNLEATQTGDGDITLVWQDNNTQQAPQHWEIEYGSIGFETGSGTLVEADSNPFIISNLPSFSDYEYRVRAYCSEAFGYSDWSVPYAFTMTCAVQAPFYENFDQYDAEYQYSYYQNIPNFCWTRNDKQVAGIFDSEGLVVSPSSSPNVGFINYYGSETSPLPGVMVSPYLSDFDANKILKIWVRNETTGSVYNQSGIIIGTMTNPLDNETFVPFTTIWADEIPLFGKEFLIDFATYTGDAHHIAIKHNEENDYSFVMFDDIEYKERPNCLEPISVDFLSVSDTSVVLSWENSDVDATFDVEYGTVGFTLGTGEAASSATNQITISGLNTETTYEFYVRTNCNTSGTSEWVGPINTTTACNVQSVPWIENFDTMDAYGQGILPECFQGDDVWVSSNSNLSAYQVGDGDTDYLYAIFDEYGIEAYMITPMFSMEAGTTYTLAFKIRKEQGDYSSQSVKVWTGQGNSTEALDNYINYFSEFSYGFYSYFTIETTFTPVVNGDYSFLLDFGYSSIISTISVDSFSLEGEYEERVEVPNGSTVSYDFSNDDNEGLILEETENTQCRIVDDNGDNVVMMTGGLDVAAWSNTGNSDLNWIENQNFISKVNFEVDATSISELFMNFDLRQTFVDSSTESVFRVVVNGDALVSINADNADDYQNVEVNLSAYAGNTLRVSLQQLGKNRNDSAYLDNLSFGEETSLGVDEHLFSQFSFRPNPVNNQLFLNNSTAIDRVSIMDVTGRLLKTININNESATIDMAYLPSAMYFVEVEIGEATKTIKVLKD; this comes from the coding sequence ATGAAGTTTTACCCATCCCTTTTTACAATACTTTTATGTATTGCAGTAACATCATTGTCATTTTCTCAAAATGTAACCATTCCTGATGCAAATTTTAAAACCGCACTTTTAAATCATGATCCTATTATTGATACTAATAGCGATGGTGAAATTCAAGTTTCCGAGGCTGAGGCTTATGCAGGAAGTTTAAATCTGGCATCATCTGATATCGCAGAACTTACAGGTATTGAGAGTTTTCTATATATTACAGCGTTAAATTGCAGTAATAATGAAATTACAGCAGTTGATTTAACTCAAAATATTGCTTTAGAAAAAATAGAAATTGCAGCCAATGAGTTGAGTGTTTTAGATATTTCTCAGAATAGTAATTTAAAGGAATTGGCTTGTAATGGTAATGATCTTGTTGAACTTTATACCGCATCAAATTTAAATTTAGAGATTTTAAATGTTTCTGCAAATTCCATTAGTGATTTAGATATCGCTTCTAATACAGCGCTAAAATCAATTGAAATAAATTTAAATCCTATTGAAAATATAGACATTTCGAATAATGTCAACCTCGAGTTATTTAGTGCCACCTATTGTTATAATTTAAATACCGTTGATTTTTCAAATAATAACACACTCGAAAATATTTTATTATGGTATACTAATCAGGAGGAGATTAATGTGTCTAATATGCCTAATTTGAGTAGTTTATATCTGCGTAATTTAAATTTAACGAGTTTAGATGTTTCAAACAACCCTAACTTATATAATTTATATGTCACGGATAATAATATTTCAGAGTTAGATGTTAGTTCTAACAGTGATTTAGCGTATTTATCAGTTGACGCTTTGTATGTGTCTACTATAGATGTTTCCAACAATCCTAATCTAGAATGGTTAGATCTTAGTGGGTTTTTGTTAGAAACTGTAAATGCTAAAAATGGTAATAATACAATTTTCACCTATTTCAATATAGATAATGCCTCGTCTTTAAGTAGTATTTGTGTGGATGATGTGACTTATGCCGATGCTAATTTTACAATACCCTCTACGAGTTATTTTACCGAAATTTGTAACCCAAATGATTGTGATGCTTTAGTAGTAAATGATACACAAGGTTTTGAAACCACTGTACAGCCACATATAGATGGTTGTTGGAGAAAATCACCGCTTAGCTCATCAACGTATTACTATGTAAAAACAATTGGTTCTGCACATACGGGTAATAATGCCGTTGGAATGCGTGTGTCGTCTAACAATGAAGCGTTTTTAATTACACCAGAATTATCAGGTTTTGATAGCTCTAAACGCGTGTCGTTTTGGTTGTATTCGCCAATTGCGAGTGGTTTAAACGTAGGGACGATTTTAGATCCCGATGATATTACAACATTTGAACCTTACCGAGATATAATTATAAATGATGGAGAGGGTTATCAATGGAGAGAAGTTCATGTCGATTTTGAAAATTACACAGGTTCAGCAAGTCATGTGGCTTTTAGAGTAAGTGGAGGGTATGCAATATCTTATATTGATGATTTTATTTATGAAGATTCACCAAATTGTATAACTCCTATAGATGTTGAAACTATAACGTATGCTACAGAAGCGTCAATAGATTGGACAAGTTTAGGTAATGCTACAAGTTGGGATATTGAATATGGTCTAGAAGACTTTACGCTTGGTACAGGTGTATTAGTGAATGCAACTTCAAAACCATTTATACTAGAGGGCTTAGAGAGTGATACTGAATATGATTTCTACATACGATCTAATTGTGGTGGAAGTGAAACTAGTGATTGGTCTCATTCAAATGAATTTACAACCGCATGTCCTGCAATTGTTGCAGATTATTCTTATGATTTTGAAGATGGATACGGTGGAGAATTTTATAGTTGTTGGGAAGCTTTAGGTAGTGGTTTTATTACACAAGATGGTAATACGACGGCATCAACAGGTGCTATTAAAATTTCAAATTACAATGAAGGAGCTGTTGTTACCCCTGAATTATTTGAGCTAAATAGTTCTAAGCGTATAAAATTTTGGTTAAAAAATGAAGAAGGTGATTCTGACCTTATCGTTGGAACACTTGCGGTTCAAAATGATATGTCAACGTTTACACCATATCAAACGATTTCTTCTGCAAATATGGAAGAAGGAATATGGGAACAAATCATTATAAATTTTGAAAATTACACTGGTAATGATCGTTTTGTGGCATTTAATCAAGTACAAATAGATAATTATGCAGATTTCTTTATCGATGAATTTGTATACCAAAACACGCCAGATTGTTTAGAACCCCAGAACTTCCATGTCACAGCACTATCAGATACTTCAACAGATTTACTTTGGACAAACACAAATGGCGTAACCGATTGGGAAATACAATACGGTGCACTTAATTTTGAATTGGGTTCTGGTACTATAATCAGTGGAACAGGAGATAGTACTACGATAAATAACCTTTACCCAGATTCAACTTACGATATTTATATCCGATCAAATTGTGGCGGAGGTAGTTACAGCGATTGGTTTAAGCTTCAGAATATTCACACAGATTGTGGGCCATTTTATGATTCATATACTCAGAATTTTGACGATAGTGAATTTGCTAATTGTTGGTCGAGATTACCTAGTGTAGATCCAGAGGTGTATAATACAAATATTGTAGATGTGTCTTATTCATATCCACTTGGAGGTAGTGGAAATACCATTAAATTCAATGATTACCAGCAAAATGGTGAGCTCTTTTTAGTGTCACCAGAGTTTAGTGATTTAAGTAATGGCAGTAAGCGTATAAAGTTTTGGCTACATCCTAGGTATAATAATGCAAACATGGTGGTTGGTACAATGACCGACCCCACTGATGCAAATACGTTCACAGTTAAAGAAACAATAGCCTATGAGGATATGATTTATAGGGACTGGAAACAGTTTACAATGAACTTCGATGATTATTCAGGGTCGGATACCTATATCGCATTCAATATGCAAATTGAAGAAAATCCAATAGGAGGGTCGTCAATCATTTATTTAGATCGTTTTGAGTATTCAGATATTCCAACCTGTCAAACACCAACCGATTTTTCAAATACCTCAATTTCAAATGGTGAAATTGAATTGTCTTGGAACGATGAGAATAATGCCTCACAATGGGAAATTCTATATGGTGAAGAAGGCTTTTGGTTTGATGATGGTACGGTTATTCAGGTAAATTCTAATCCTTTTAGTGTTTCAGATTTACCAACGGAAATCGTATACGATTTTTACGTCAGAGCTGTTTGTGATGCTAACAATAGTAGCGACTGGTCAGAAAAAATTACGGTAGATATTGGGTGTGGACAATCGTATGCAGCAGGTTACACGTATGATTTTAATAGCTCTACATTAGATGCCTGTTGGATGGCTTATGAATATTCGTCTAATAGTTATACGACCAGTTTTGAAATGGTTATCGATAATAATTTTGGTGACGATGGTTATTCGGCATATATGGAAGATACAAGTTCGTATTCTAGTTATGGTGTTATGATGGTTTCACCATTACTTACCGATTTGTCTAACGATAAAAAAATTGAATTTTACATCAGTAATTATGATGGAGGATTAAAAGTAGGAACAATCACGGATCCAGAAGATTATTCAACCTTTGAAACTTTAGAAACTATTGATGGAAGTGTAGAAGGCAATGCTTGGGAAAAGTACACCGTATTCTTAAATAATTATAATGGAACGGATAAATATATAGCCTTTAAATATCAAAGAGCGAGCTCTAATAACGGCAGCCAAGTGGTTATTGATGATTTTTCCTATCTACAATCAGTGTTGTGTGAAGTGCCTTCGGATTTAACTTTAGAGCAAGTATATGATAATAGTGTAGACTTAAGTTGGGGTGTTGGCGAGTCTAATATAGAATGGGAGCTCGAGTTTGAGAAGCTTAATACCTATAATTCTGAAGAAACGGTTATAGTTACCTCAAATAATTTCACCCTCGAGAATTTACTTGAAGGTACCGAATACGGCATAAGAGTTAGGGCTAAATGTGATGAAGGCGGATTGTATTCAGATTGGTCAGAAGCCATTACGTTTTTTACGACGTGTATGCCAGTTGAGGCTTATTACTTTGAATCTTTTGAATTTGAAAATGCAATTAGTCCATGTTGGACAAAAATCGTAGAGACGGATAATACCATTATTAATATTTATGCAGTAGAAGATTTTAATGTTAATTATAATGGTGTAAACAGAACAGTATATCCATTTACAGGAAATCAGTTTATTCGATTTTCTAATAGTTTTGATAATGCAGGAGGCGGAGCCGATAATCTAATGTTGGTTTCGAGAGAAATTTTAGATATTGATAATGAAAAAAGAATCCGACTTCAGTTAATTTCTCGTCAAGGGTCTTCAGGTTCAGATTACAATAGGTCTAGCTTACATATCGGTACAATGTCCGATCCCAATGATAGTAGCACCTTTAGTTTGGTGCAAACCATTACATCAGAAGAAATGAATGAATACAAAAGCTATGAAGAAGATGTGGTAGCATGGAAAGAGCATACTATTTATTTCAATAATTATACGGGTACTGATCATTATATTGCCATTAAGCATGGCGACGAATTTGTTGGAGGTGAATTTTTCGTAGATGATTTTACCTATGAAAGTATTCCAGATTGTACAGAGCCACTTTATCCAATAGTGTTAGATGAGCGTTATGATGCTGTAGACGTAAGTTGGGAGTCTTATGAAAATTCAAACCCTACATCATGGGAGATTGAATATGGGTTTTCTGGTTTTGAAATTGGAACCGGAACCGTTATAACGGCAAATGATAGTTCTTTTACTACGATTTCTAATCTAGTGGAAGATACAGACTATGACTATTATGTACGAGCAAATTGTGGATCAGGTTATAGTGACTGGTCAGTTAAGCAAGTGTTTACAACAAAATGTGCGGGATTCGAGGTCGGCTATCAAGAAGGTTTCGAAAATCATCCAACTGGCTTTTTAGAGCATTGTTGGACAGGATTATTGCCACAAGTAGGATCGTCTTATTGGGATGAAATAGGGCTAATTAGAGTGTATAATAATGGTGCTTATAGTACGCCAGATGCCCATACCGGTGAGCAAGCAGTTTGGTTCTTAAATGAAACAAACCATCCATTGCACGATGAGTTTTCAGAACAAAGCATTTTGGTATCACCAAGGCTCATAGATTTAGATAACTATAAAAGAGTATCCTTTTGGATGTATCCAATTTCTAGCGTGTATGCCTCACCAACCGAGATTGTTATTGGTACCATGACAGATCCAGATGATTATACAACATTTACACCGTATTATACCATTACAAATGCTGCTGAGAATGAAGATACTTGGACACAATATGAAATCGATTTGTCAAACTTCTATTTAGAGGATGAATATATAGGAATAAGGCAAGCCGCTATTAATGAGCGTCAAGTCATACTTTTTGATGATTTTGAATATAAGGAAGCTGATTGTTTAACGCCAACCAATCTTGAGGCTACGCAAACAGGGGATGGAGACATCACGTTAGTATGGCAAGATAATAATACACAGCAAGCACCTCAACATTGGGAAATTGAATATGGTTCTATAGGTTTTGAAACCGGAAGTGGAACGCTTGTGGAAGCAGATTCAAACCCGTTTATTATTAGTAATTTACCATCGTTTTCAGATTACGAATATCGAGTTAGGGCTTACTGTAGTGAAGCCTTTGGGTATAGTGACTGGAGTGTGCCTTATGCATTTACGATGACTTGTGCAGTTCAAGCTCCTTTTTATGAGAATTTTGATCAATATGATGCGGAGTACCAATACTCGTATTATCAAAATATTCCTAACTTTTGTTGGACAAGAAACGATAAGCAAGTTGCAGGGATTTTTGATTCCGAAGGCCTTGTCGTTAGTCCTAGCTCATCACCCAATGTTGGTTTTATAAACTATTACGGCTCAGAAACCTCACCGTTACCTGGTGTTATGGTGTCTCCTTATTTATCGGATTTTGATGCGAATAAAATTCTGAAAATTTGGGTTAGAAATGAAACTACGGGATCTGTTTATAATCAATCAGGAATTATTATCGGAACCATGACAAATCCATTGGATAATGAAACGTTTGTGCCGTTTACAACCATTTGGGCCGATGAGATTCCATTATTTGGAAAGGAATTTCTAATCGATTTTGCAACTTATACAGGAGATGCACACCATATTGCCATAAAGCATAATGAAGAAAATGATTATTCTTTTGTGATGTTTGATGATATAGAGTATAAAGAACGACCTAATTGCTTAGAACCTATAAGTGTCGATTTCTTATCCGTTTCAGATACAAGTGTTGTGCTTTCTTGGGAGAATTCAGATGTAGATGCCACCTTTGATGTGGAATATGGTACAGTAGGGTTTACTTTAGGAACAGGAGAGGCAGCAAGTTCTGCTACCAATCAGATAACAATTAGTGGCTTAAATACCGAAACTACTTATGAGTTTTATGTGAGAACAAATTGTAATACGTCAGGTACAAGTGAATGGGTAGGTCCAATTAACACTACTACGGCTTGTAATGTACAAAGTGTGCCATGGATCGAAAACTTTGATACTATGGATGCGTATGGACAAGGAATCTTGCCAGAGTGTTTTCAAGGTGATGATGTTTGGGTTTCTAGTAATTCTAATTTAAGCGCTTATCAAGTTGGTGATGGAGATACCGATTATCTATATGCTATTTTTGACGAATATGGTATTGAGGCGTATATGATAACTCCAATGTTTAGTATGGAAGCTGGTACAACGTATACCCTTGCTTTTAAAATAAGAAAAGAACAAGGCGACTACAGTTCTCAAAGTGTTAAGGTATGGACTGGTCAAGGAAATTCAACAGAAGCCTTAGATAATTACATTAATTATTTTTCAGAATTTAGTTATGGTTTTTATAGTTATTTCACCATTGAAACCACCTTTACGCCTGTTGTAAATGGAGATTATTCGTTTTTATTAGATTTTGGCTATTCGTCTATCATTAGTACGATTTCGGTTGATTCTTTTAGTCTAGAAGGAGAATATGAAGAACGCGTTGAGGTGCCTAATGGTTCTACAGTAAGTTATGATTTTAGTAATGATGATAATGAAGGATTAATTTTAGAGGAAACAGAAAACACACAATGTAGAATTGTAGATGACAATGGAGACAATGTCGTTATGATGACAGGTGGTTTAGATGTTGCAGCTTGGTCTAACACCGGAAACTCAGATTTAAACTGGATAGAAAATCAAAACTTCATATCTAAGGTGAATTTTGAAGTTGATGCTACTAGTATTTCAGAATTGTTCATGAACTTCGATTTAAGACAAACGTTTGTAGATTCTAGTACAGAGTCTGTATTTAGAGTTGTCGTTAATGGAGATGCATTGGTGAGTATTAATGCAGATAATGCTGATGATTATCAGAATGTAGAAGTTAATCTGTCCGCTTATGCGGGAAATACATTAAGAGTATCGTTGCAGCAACTCGGTAAAAACAGGAATGATAGTGCCTATTTAGATAATCTTTCGTTTGGAGAAGAGACGTCATTGGGTGTAGATGAGCATTTATTTTCTCAATTTTCATTCCGTCCAAATCCAGTGAATAATCAATTGTTTTTGAATAATTCTACAGCTATAGATCGTGTTTCAATTATGGATGTCACGGGTAGATTATTAAAAACCATAAATATTAATAATGAAAGTGCGACCATAGATATGGCTTATTTGCCATCAGCCATGTATTTTGTTGAGGTTGAAATAGGTGAAGCTACTAAAACTATTAAAGTTTTAAAGGACTAG
- a CDS encoding YifB family Mg chelatase-like AAA ATPase, with amino-acid sequence MLKKVFASAVFGVEASTITVEVNIDKGVGYHLVGLPDNAIKESNYRIAAALQNNGYRIPGKKITINMAPADLRKEGSAYDLTLAVGILAASNQIKAENLEDYLIMGELSLDGSLQPFKGALPIAVKAREEGFKNIILPIQNSKEAAIVDNIKVFGVENIMQVINHFDKDEPLEQTIINTREEFYKSLDFPEFDFADVKGQESIKRCMEIAAAGGHNIILIGPPGSGKTMLAKRLPSILPPMTLHEALETTKIHSVVGRVKEHTGLMAQRPFRSPHHTISNVALVGGGSYPQPGEISLSHNGVLFLDELPEFKREVLEVMRQPLEDREVTISRAKFTVTYPSSFMLVASMNPSPSGYFNDPDAPITSSPAEMQRYMGKISGPLLDRIDIHIEVTPVPFEKLADERNGESSVEIRKRVTKARERQTERFKDLENIHYNAQMNTKQIRKYCKLDEPSMLLLKSAMERLNLSARAYDRILKVGRTIADLEGSDNVLGAHISEAIQYRSLDREGWLG; translated from the coding sequence ATGCTTAAAAAAGTATTCGCAAGTGCTGTTTTCGGAGTGGAAGCGTCAACAATTACCGTTGAGGTTAATATTGACAAAGGTGTCGGTTATCATTTAGTAGGATTGCCAGACAATGCCATTAAGGAAAGTAACTACCGTATTGCGGCAGCACTTCAAAACAATGGTTACCGAATTCCGGGTAAAAAGATCACCATTAATATGGCACCTGCTGATTTGCGTAAAGAAGGTTCGGCTTACGATTTAACTTTGGCTGTTGGTATTTTAGCGGCATCCAATCAAATTAAAGCAGAAAACCTAGAGGATTACCTCATTATGGGAGAATTGTCTTTAGACGGCAGCTTACAGCCTTTTAAAGGAGCCTTGCCAATTGCTGTTAAAGCACGAGAGGAAGGTTTTAAAAATATCATTCTACCCATTCAAAATAGTAAAGAAGCGGCTATTGTTGATAATATCAAAGTTTTTGGAGTCGAAAACATAATGCAAGTCATTAATCATTTTGATAAGGATGAACCGCTTGAGCAAACCATCATCAATACAAGAGAAGAATTTTATAAAAGTTTAGATTTCCCGGAATTTGATTTCGCCGATGTCAAAGGGCAGGAATCCATTAAGCGCTGTATGGAAATCGCTGCTGCAGGTGGTCATAATATTATTCTCATTGGTCCTCCGGGATCCGGGAAAACCATGTTAGCAAAGCGTTTGCCGAGTATTTTGCCACCCATGACATTGCATGAAGCTTTGGAGACGACCAAAATACATTCCGTAGTTGGTCGCGTAAAAGAACATACGGGTTTAATGGCGCAACGGCCTTTTAGAAGTCCCCATCACACAATTTCAAATGTAGCCCTTGTAGGCGGTGGAAGTTACCCGCAACCAGGCGAAATTTCTCTATCGCATAATGGAGTGTTGTTTTTAGATGAATTACCAGAATTTAAACGCGAAGTTTTAGAGGTGATGCGTCAGCCTTTGGAGGATAGAGAAGTGACGATTTCTAGAGCAAAATTTACAGTAACGTATCCTTCGTCTTTTATGCTAGTGGCAAGTATGAATCCAAGTCCTAGCGGTTATTTTAACGATCCGGATGCTCCAATAACATCATCGCCTGCAGAAATGCAACGTTATATGGGAAAGATTTCCGGACCACTTTTAGATCGTATAGATATTCATATTGAAGTGACGCCTGTGCCTTTTGAAAAATTAGCAGATGAGCGGAATGGTGAATCATCAGTAGAGATTAGAAAACGAGTCACTAAAGCCAGGGAAAGGCAAACCGAGCGTTTTAAGGATTTAGAAAACATCCATTACAATGCGCAAATGAATACGAAGCAAATCCGAAAATATTGCAAATTAGATGAACCTTCAATGTTACTTTTGAAATCTGCAATGGAACGTTTAAATTTATCAGCTAGAGCTTATGATAGAATTTTAAAAGTTGGGAGAACAATCGCTGATTTAGAGGGGTCTGATAATGTTTTAGGTGCTCATATTAGTGAGGCTATTCAGTATCGTAGTTTGGATCGAGAAGGATGGTTAGGGTAA